In Bremerella cremea, one DNA window encodes the following:
- a CDS encoding DUF1444 family protein, producing MDLIRYLFGSSKRDIFAQRLLRQVQEAGETREVRYDRDTYQFLFFDQGEPAGVTNLNNIFGEYDRLPVHQRDAFLTKIARAILSHHKPIPEAFEDAQCDILPIVRNRAYLEIGNLQRRLQGQKPIFHQHVEIGSHLLAMPVYDLPETTRSIDPELLKQWGRSLYELMETALENLNQVKTTITTLDERVFLFRNQDNYDASRLLMLDRIRNLPLLGLPVAMVPTRDCLLITGDEDDIGLQLMVDLTKQHQQDPRPISSTACRMTGEGWQTWLPPVGHPLHQAMLELHLQGLSNEYHEQHEAIEIALAQSGRKGFVANHYLFRDLNSRELYSYCVWPECPYALLPETDIIVFMDQHHMKPLASGRWDVVQAILGSKIENLETYPPRYRVLSFPTADELKQIGSLPRFCL from the coding sequence ATGGATCTTATCCGGTACCTTTTCGGCTCCTCGAAACGAGACATTTTTGCCCAACGCTTACTACGCCAGGTTCAAGAAGCTGGCGAAACGCGCGAGGTTCGTTATGATCGCGATACCTATCAATTTCTTTTTTTCGATCAGGGAGAGCCGGCCGGTGTCACCAATCTGAACAACATCTTCGGCGAATACGATCGCCTGCCAGTCCACCAGCGTGATGCCTTTCTGACGAAGATTGCTCGGGCAATTCTATCCCACCATAAACCGATTCCCGAAGCTTTCGAAGATGCCCAGTGCGACATTCTGCCCATTGTCCGCAACCGTGCCTATCTGGAAATCGGCAACCTACAGCGTCGTTTGCAGGGTCAAAAGCCGATCTTTCACCAGCATGTCGAAATCGGCAGTCATCTGCTAGCCATGCCGGTTTACGATCTTCCCGAAACCACGCGAAGCATCGATCCCGAGTTGCTTAAGCAGTGGGGTCGCTCGCTGTACGAGTTGATGGAAACGGCATTGGAGAATCTTAACCAAGTCAAAACTACCATCACTACGCTGGACGAGCGGGTATTTTTATTTCGTAATCAAGACAATTACGATGCCTCGCGTTTACTGATGCTGGACCGCATTCGCAATCTGCCACTGCTTGGGCTGCCGGTAGCGATGGTACCGACGCGTGACTGCCTGCTGATTACCGGCGATGAAGACGACATCGGACTCCAACTGATGGTCGACCTCACGAAGCAGCATCAGCAAGATCCACGACCGATTAGTTCTACTGCTTGCCGCATGACCGGCGAAGGGTGGCAAACGTGGCTTCCTCCGGTGGGGCATCCCTTGCACCAAGCGATGCTGGAGTTGCATTTACAAGGGCTTTCTAACGAATACCACGAACAGCACGAGGCGATCGAAATTGCCTTGGCTCAGTCAGGCCGCAAAGGTTTTGTCGCGAATCACTACCTCTTTCGCGATTTAAATTCCCGCGAGCTGTACTCGTATTGTGTTTGGCCTGAGTGTCCCTACGCGTTGCTCCCCGAGACCGACATCATTGTGTTCATGGACCAGCATCACATGAAACCGCTCGCTAGTGGCCGATGGGATGTGGTTCAGGCAATCCTTGGTTCCAAAATCGAGAACCTAGAAACGTATCCACCACGTTATCGTGTGCTGAGCTTTCCGACCGCAGACGAGCTGAAGCAAATCGGTTCGCTACCACGTTTCTGTCTGTAA